One Leptolyngbya sp. 'hensonii' DNA segment encodes these proteins:
- a CDS encoding 2Fe-2S iron-sulfur cluster-binding protein yields the protein MPKVTAQGKTFECEQGANLRQVLLQNGVDLYNGNASTVNCHGFGTCGTCAVQVEGEVSAPNWRDKTRRSLPPHSPAQNRRLACQTQVLGDVRVTKFDGFWGQGNQSVWTPEG from the coding sequence ATGCCTAAAGTAACAGCCCAGGGCAAAACTTTTGAATGCGAACAGGGTGCAAATCTGCGCCAAGTGCTTCTCCAGAATGGGGTTGATCTCTATAATGGCAATGCCAGCACCGTTAACTGTCATGGCTTTGGCACTTGCGGCACCTGTGCCGTGCAGGTAGAAGGAGAGGTTTCAGCACCCAACTGGAGGGACAAAACCCGTCGATCGCTACCTCCCCACTCTCCCGCCCAAAATCGCCGTTTAGCCTGCCAGACCCAGGTCCTTGGGGATGTCAGGGTGACCAAATTTGATGGCTTCTGGGGTCAGGGAAATCAATCTGTCTGGACACCAGAAGGTTAG
- a CDS encoding inorganic phosphate transporter — MVLILICLLAFYVAWNLGANDVANAMGTSVGSRAITLRQALFIAGILEFSGAVLFGRNVSRTLATGIVNPALWADSPQLFLVGMLAVLLASGLWLNLATALGLPVSSSHGVVGAIAGFGLVAAGAQAIDWRQMGLISMSWVLTPLLSGTIAALFYSQVQRWILDHPDPIQQLYEWIPWLSVLLFTVFGLIVLLPLVQRWEGHPLPDQDVVLGGVGIAAIGLTLASWRRLSREAGRDLQDRSALLEGQLARFQVLSACFVAFAHGSNDVGNAIAPLAVITQIQQTGEVPLGALPVPLWILILGGTGIVAGLAIWGKKVMRTIGEKITALQPSSGFCAELATATTVLLASRLGLPVSTSHALVGAVVGVGWVRSRETLKLTTLRGILAAWFLTIPIVMLLGVILFTGMRSIPQLQ, encoded by the coding sequence ATGGTGCTGATTCTCATCTGCTTGCTGGCCTTTTATGTAGCCTGGAATCTGGGGGCCAATGATGTGGCCAATGCTATGGGAACCTCGGTGGGATCTAGGGCTATTACCCTGCGACAGGCCCTGTTCATCGCTGGAATTCTGGAATTTAGCGGAGCAGTTCTATTTGGGCGTAATGTCTCGCGTACCCTGGCCACAGGCATTGTGAATCCAGCGTTATGGGCTGATTCTCCCCAACTTTTCCTGGTTGGGATGTTGGCGGTGCTGCTGGCCAGTGGCTTGTGGCTTAATCTGGCCACGGCTCTGGGCCTGCCGGTTTCTTCTTCCCATGGGGTGGTGGGGGCGATCGCCGGATTTGGCCTGGTGGCTGCTGGGGCACAGGCGATTGATTGGCGGCAGATGGGGTTAATTTCCATGTCCTGGGTGCTGACGCCCCTGCTCAGTGGGACGATCGCGGCGCTGTTTTACAGTCAGGTCCAGCGCTGGATTCTGGATCACCCTGACCCAATCCAGCAACTGTACGAGTGGATTCCCTGGCTGAGTGTACTGCTGTTCACAGTGTTTGGTCTGATTGTGCTGCTGCCATTGGTGCAACGTTGGGAGGGACATCCCCTGCCGGATCAGGATGTGGTGCTGGGGGGGGTGGGAATTGCGGCGATCGGGCTCACCCTCGCGAGCTGGCGGCGACTGAGTCGGGAAGCTGGGCGTGATTTGCAGGACCGATCAGCCCTGCTTGAAGGCCAATTGGCTCGGTTTCAGGTGCTGAGTGCCTGTTTTGTGGCCTTTGCCCATGGGTCCAATGATGTGGGGAATGCGATCGCGCCGCTGGCTGTGATCACGCAGATTCAGCAGACGGGTGAGGTGCCCCTGGGGGCTTTGCCGGTGCCGTTGTGGATTTTGATCCTGGGTGGGACTGGCATTGTGGCTGGGCTGGCGATCTGGGGAAAAAAAGTGATGCGGACGATCGGAGAGAAGATTACCGCTCTCCAGCCCAGCAGTGGCTTTTGTGCGGAACTGGCAACGGCCACAACAGTTTTACTGGCTTCTCGATTGGGTCTACCGGTGTCTACGTCCCATGCTCTGGTGGGAGCGGTGGTGGGGGTGGGCTGGGTTCGTAGTCGGGAAACCTTAAAGTTGACAACCCTGCGGGGCATTTTAGCAGCCTGGTTTTTGACAATTCCCATTGTTATGCTGCTGGGTGTCATCCTCTTTACTGGCATGAGATCTATCCCACAACTACAATGA
- a CDS encoding SRPBCC family protein: protein MATALITTTWSMPIHAGLFDGPVDSLPVLERVALREGKTVVTGENGKYIARTLVNASPEVVWAVLTDYENSTQYLPNLVSSKVLETNQHGKVVEQVSERQIFVVTIRSRIRFATKETDKQRIDFRLVEGDLAKMQGYWKLEPVAPYPGAKPNQVLITTQVEAEPAAGTPTDIFYDIYKSALKDTMNAIRQEVGRRS from the coding sequence TTGGCAACAGCTCTCATCACCACAACCTGGAGCATGCCTATCCATGCTGGACTGTTCGATGGGCCTGTTGATAGTTTGCCTGTCCTGGAGCGGGTAGCCCTGCGGGAGGGAAAAACGGTCGTGACGGGGGAGAATGGGAAATACATTGCTAGAACCCTGGTGAATGCCTCACCGGAAGTGGTCTGGGCCGTGCTGACAGACTATGAAAATTCAACCCAATATCTGCCCAATCTGGTTTCTTCCAAAGTGTTGGAAACGAATCAGCATGGCAAGGTGGTAGAACAAGTGAGTGAGCGGCAGATTTTTGTCGTCACCATTCGATCGCGAATTCGATTTGCTACAAAGGAGACGGATAAACAGCGGATTGACTTCCGTCTTGTGGAGGGTGACCTGGCCAAGATGCAGGGGTACTGGAAGTTGGAGCCAGTTGCTCCCTATCCTGGTGCGAAGCCCAATCAGGTGCTGATTACAACCCAGGTGGAAGCGGAACCGGCTGCTGGAACTCCGACTGACATTTTCTATGACATTTATAAAAGTGCACTGAAAGACACCATGAACGCCATTCGCCAAGAGGTTGGACGACGATCGTAG
- a CDS encoding DNA methyltransferase has translation MQTEKLRGVYYTPIHVVDDIVEQTVGRLLVGKTPTQLWDTPLRILEPACGTGVFLVRAYQYLLDWFGGDLPPTDRVRILLDSLYGVDIDPIAVEATRWALVRMAGKTQNFSAAAAQAIYVELGQNLKSGNAVIGPDCSDPCRDCPLDWEREFPAILQAGGFDAVIGNPPFLDAELMVEHWPEQRRYCASHYRTASGNWDLFCVFIEKAIALCKPGGFTSLVVPNKLGSARYAAPARQLLALDNQLLSIRDYSMAGIFPASVYPIVYVTQKQPPQAGAMVRVEQVHPGKPPIVRELACDRHFKQPERPWPIFAGALPLTLLDQIQTRFPMLGSIAEVCGAATVGEAYQLQPLLQEAGADAAGALPVVNSGTIDRYHLLWGQKPFRYLGQRYQRPVLERHRLQVLSPRRQEQVLQPKIIVAGMSKILECGVDLAGQVLAGKSTTIVRSSLNLLHLLGLLNSRLLTLIYQSLFGGDRLQGGYLRIGPPQLRALPIWVPNLADPIDQQHHETLIRLVERMLVLQQEPDEAMQPEIDRLDQAIDHLVCSLYGLTEAETATILEP, from the coding sequence ATCCAGACCGAAAAGCTCCGGGGTGTTTACTACACACCGATTCACGTTGTTGATGACATCGTGGAACAGACGGTCGGGCGGCTCTTGGTGGGTAAAACGCCCACGCAGCTCTGGGATACCCCCCTGCGAATTCTGGAACCGGCCTGTGGCACAGGGGTTTTCCTGGTGCGGGCCTATCAATATTTGCTGGATTGGTTTGGCGGGGATCTGCCCCCTACCGATCGGGTGCGGATCTTGCTGGATAGCCTGTATGGGGTGGATATCGACCCGATCGCGGTAGAAGCAACCCGCTGGGCGCTGGTGCGAATGGCAGGCAAAACCCAGAACTTTTCTGCAGCAGCGGCCCAGGCGATTTACGTTGAACTGGGTCAGAATTTGAAATCAGGGAATGCTGTAATTGGACCGGATTGCTCAGACCCCTGTCGAGACTGTCCCCTGGATTGGGAACGGGAATTCCCTGCCATCCTGCAGGCAGGTGGGTTTGATGCCGTGATTGGCAATCCCCCCTTCCTGGATGCGGAACTGATGGTGGAGCACTGGCCAGAGCAGCGCCGTTACTGCGCCAGTCACTACCGCACGGCCTCCGGTAACTGGGATTTGTTCTGTGTCTTCATTGAGAAGGCGATCGCCCTTTGTAAACCCGGTGGATTCACCAGTCTGGTCGTGCCGAACAAGTTGGGGTCAGCCCGCTATGCCGCGCCAGCGCGCCAGCTCCTGGCCCTGGACAATCAACTGCTGAGTATTCGGGATTACTCGATGGCGGGCATTTTTCCAGCGTCAGTGTACCCGATCGTGTATGTGACTCAAAAGCAACCACCCCAAGCCGGTGCCATGGTCCGGGTCGAACAGGTTCATCCTGGAAAACCCCCAATTGTGCGAGAGCTGGCCTGCGATCGCCATTTCAAGCAGCCCGAAAGACCCTGGCCCATCTTTGCCGGTGCTCTGCCCCTGACCCTGTTGGACCAGATTCAGACCCGCTTTCCAATGCTGGGAAGTATCGCTGAGGTCTGTGGGGCAGCCACCGTGGGGGAAGCCTACCAGTTGCAGCCCTTGTTGCAGGAGGCTGGCGCGGATGCAGCCGGGGCGTTGCCAGTCGTGAACAGTGGCACGATCGATCGCTACCACCTGCTCTGGGGCCAAAAACCATTCCGTTATCTGGGCCAGCGCTACCAGCGCCCTGTTCTGGAGCGCCATCGGCTGCAGGTGTTGTCTCCCAGACGGCAAGAACAGGTCCTGCAGCCCAAAATTATCGTGGCCGGGATGAGCAAAATTCTGGAATGTGGTGTGGACCTGGCCGGTCAGGTGTTGGCCGGAAAATCCACGACGATCGTCCGCTCCTCCCTCAACTTGCTGCACTTGCTAGGATTGCTCAACAGCCGCCTGCTGACCCTGATTTACCAGAGCCTGTTTGGGGGCGATCGGCTGCAGGGAGGCTACCTTCGGATTGGCCCACCCCAATTGCGAGCATTACCGATCTGGGTGCCTAATCTGGCGGACCCGATCGATCAGCAGCACCATGAGACCCTGATCAGGCTGGTGGAGCGGATGCTGGTGCTGCAGCAGGAGCCGGATGAGGCCATGCAACCGGAGATCGATCGGCTGGATCAGGCGATCGATCACTTGGTTTGCAGTCTGTATGGCTTAACCGAGGCTGAAACCGCTACCATCCTGGAACCATGA
- a CDS encoding DUF4058 family protein encodes MSSPFPGVDPYLESADLWPEVHHRLITAIAIDLAPQVRPKYRVAIEKRVYLSGAEDTLLVGVPDVSVSSKPGAGPSPQLEGVATVQPHPIQIRLAIPEEVREGYLEIREVVTGVVVTAIEVLSPKNKRPGEGLEAYERKRRQMLVSMTHLVEIDLLKAGRSTVEKGDSWLKDYHILVSRSDRRPIADLYAFNLSEAIPVVPVPLGPEEAEPELNLQRLMGQIYEQAGFDTAIDYGRSPVASFPQDTLDWIEGLLRQQGYR; translated from the coding sequence ATGTCTTCTCCCTTTCCGGGTGTCGATCCCTATCTCGAATCGGCAGATCTGTGGCCGGAAGTGCATCATCGGCTGATTACTGCGATCGCCATTGACTTGGCTCCTCAGGTGCGACCGAAGTATCGCGTTGCGATTGAGAAGCGAGTTTATTTAAGTGGGGCCGAGGATACCTTGCTGGTGGGGGTTCCGGATGTCAGCGTCTCAAGCAAACCTGGGGCAGGCCCCTCTCCTCAGTTAGAGGGTGTGGCAACTGTGCAGCCGCATCCGATTCAGATCAGGTTGGCCATACCAGAAGAAGTGCGGGAAGGATACCTGGAGATTCGAGAGGTGGTCACTGGGGTTGTGGTCACTGCGATCGAAGTTTTGTCTCCCAAAAATAAGCGCCCCGGTGAAGGGTTGGAAGCCTACGAGCGGAAGCGGCGGCAGATGTTGGTCAGTATGACCCATTTGGTTGAAATTGATTTGCTGAAGGCGGGTCGATCAACTGTAGAAAAGGGAGATAGCTGGCTAAAGGACTATCACATTTTGGTCAGCCGTAGCGATCGCCGCCCGATCGCAGACCTCTATGCGTTTAACCTGTCCGAGGCTATTCCAGTGGTTCCTGTTCCCCTGGGTCCAGAGGAGGCTGAACCTGAGCTGAATTTACAGAGATTGATGGGCCAGATCTATGAGCAGGCTGGCTTTGATACGGCGATTGATTATGGACGATCGCCCGTGGCTTCCTTCCCTCAAGACACCCTGGATTGGATCGAGGGGTTGTTGCGGCAGCAGGGCTATCGATGA
- a CDS encoding SH3 domain-containing protein — MASDSAMAISENKDKGCLDDKIFKSNFLPRFVFVDRNNSPVNVRKEPTVNAAVIYAAPAGGRVFPQKQIMGTDGYCWLQVTVPSRDAKPDGFFSGWVRGDLVVIRFGS; from the coding sequence ATGGCATCTGACTCGGCCATGGCCATTTCCGAGAATAAAGACAAAGGTTGCCTGGACGACAAGATCTTCAAGAGCAATTTTTTGCCTCGGTTTGTGTTCGTTGACCGCAACAACTCCCCTGTGAATGTCCGCAAAGAACCAACCGTCAACGCTGCCGTTATCTATGCTGCTCCGGCTGGTGGACGGGTTTTTCCCCAGAAACAGATTATGGGTACGGATGGCTACTGCTGGCTCCAGGTGACGGTGCCATCTCGGGATGCAAAACCTGATGGCTTCTTCTCCGGGTGGGTGCGAGGCGATTTGGTGGTGATCCGGTTTGGATCTTGA
- a CDS encoding serine/threonine-protein kinase: MYHPGQILKERYQLEQRLGRTGAGRQTWRAIDQQAAQEPVILKLLAFGDTMQWQDLELFEREAAILKTLDHPRIPRYRDYFSIDRTEANSLPWFALVQDYIPGGSLQERLDQGMHFSQTQVRAIAEQLLGILQYLHELSPPVLHRDLKPSNVILGENDQIFLVDFGAVQNKSAVTGVSFTVVGTSGYTPLEQFYGRAVPASDLYALGATLVHLLTGIPPIELLTPEGKLNLANRVNFDAALLSPGWLQQLMDPTLERRFQSARAALAALQQPTKAVSQPTPVSGKKSGPSHLAQLQQLIQTGQGLERSAISELDDTLRQIDLDWDRELEQKGIINRRDGVFRQGLPSLGMTLATSGMTTIIAVPTALGLYRLKQGKIQGDGVFMTTLGLYGLAALSAFLIGFSLWKIKRYVVYQNRHQRYQDRRSDAFSRFNRL, from the coding sequence ATGTACCACCCCGGACAGATTCTGAAGGAACGCTACCAGCTTGAGCAACGCCTGGGACGCACCGGAGCCGGTCGGCAAACCTGGCGGGCGATCGACCAGCAGGCTGCTCAGGAACCCGTGATTCTCAAGCTGTTGGCCTTTGGGGACACGATGCAATGGCAGGACCTGGAGCTGTTTGAACGGGAAGCGGCTATTCTCAAAACGTTGGATCATCCTCGCATTCCCCGCTATCGGGACTATTTTTCAATCGATCGCACCGAAGCCAATTCCCTGCCCTGGTTTGCCCTGGTGCAGGACTATATTCCCGGTGGCAGCTTGCAGGAGCGCTTGGATCAGGGGATGCATTTCAGCCAAACCCAGGTGCGGGCGATCGCGGAGCAGTTGCTGGGAATTCTGCAATATCTGCATGAATTGAGTCCGCCGGTGCTACATCGAGATCTCAAGCCCAGTAATGTGATCCTGGGGGAGAATGACCAGATTTTTCTGGTAGATTTTGGCGCAGTCCAGAATAAATCGGCAGTCACGGGGGTTAGCTTTACCGTCGTCGGCACCAGCGGTTACACACCCCTGGAACAGTTTTATGGACGGGCCGTGCCAGCCTCTGATCTTTATGCCCTGGGTGCAACCCTGGTTCATCTCTTAACTGGAATTCCGCCCATTGAACTATTGACCCCTGAGGGCAAGCTGAACCTTGCCAATCGGGTGAATTTTGATGCTGCCTTGCTCAGTCCAGGCTGGTTGCAACAGTTAATGGACCCGACCCTGGAGCGGCGCTTCCAGAGTGCCCGTGCCGCCCTGGCCGCCCTGCAGCAACCCACGAAAGCGGTGTCGCAGCCCACACCAGTCTCTGGGAAAAAATCTGGTCCCTCCCATCTGGCCCAGCTCCAGCAACTGATTCAGACGGGTCAGGGCCTGGAACGATCGGCGATTTCTGAGTTGGATGATACACTGCGCCAGATTGACCTGGATTGGGATCGTGAACTGGAGCAAAAAGGCATCATCAACCGACGAGATGGGGTCTTCCGGCAGGGCCTGCCCTCCCTGGGGATGACTCTAGCTACCAGCGGCATGACCACCATCATTGCAGTTCCTACGGCTCTGGGGTTGTATCGGCTGAAGCAGGGCAAGATCCAGGGTGATGGTGTTTTCATGACTACGCTGGGGTTGTATGGATTGGCAGCTCTATCCGCTTTTCTGATTGGCTTTTCCCTCTGGAAGATCAAGCGCTATGTAGTCTACCAGAATCGCCATCAGAGGTATCAAGACCGTCGATCGGACGCCTTTTCTCGCTTCAACCGCCTGTAA
- a CDS encoding class I SAM-dependent methyltransferase — MLLRPEERTKLDGTADTLFYDFPRFVTHVDEGFIQQLTDLYGERLQPQTRILDLMSSWVSHLPDEMEFAHVEGHGMNEAELARNPRLNHFFVQDLNQNPALPLPDRTFDAVLNTVSIQYLQYPEAIFSEIHRILKPGGIAIVSFSNRMFYQKAIQIWREGTESSRLQLVKQYFQGVPGFSAPEIVSRQSQVPAFLQMLGRGGGDPFYALISHRIL, encoded by the coding sequence ATGCTGCTGCGACCTGAAGAACGCACCAAACTGGATGGAACAGCCGATACCCTGTTCTATGACTTTCCCCGCTTTGTTACCCATGTGGATGAGGGGTTTATTCAGCAGCTCACCGATCTCTATGGGGAACGACTGCAACCCCAGACCCGCATCCTGGACTTGATGAGTAGCTGGGTGTCTCACTTGCCAGATGAGATGGAATTTGCCCATGTGGAAGGCCATGGAATGAATGAAGCAGAACTGGCCCGTAATCCGCGTCTGAATCACTTTTTTGTCCAGGACCTGAACCAGAATCCGGCGCTACCGCTGCCCGATCGGACCTTTGATGCAGTGCTGAATACAGTTTCGATTCAATACCTGCAGTATCCAGAAGCCATTTTTAGCGAGATACACCGGATTCTCAAACCGGGTGGGATTGCGATCGTCAGTTTCTCAAATCGAATGTTCTACCAGAAAGCGATTCAGATCTGGCGAGAGGGGACAGAATCCAGTCGCCTGCAGTTGGTGAAGCAGTATTTCCAGGGGGTACCAGGGTTTAGTGCACCAGAGATCGTCAGTCGTCAATCCCAGGTGCCTGCGTTTTTGCAGATGTTGGGGCGGGGTGGGGGTGACCCCTTTTACGCCCTGATCTCTCACCGAATCCTGTAG
- a CDS encoding inositol monophosphatase family protein, which produces MNDSPSLDEMLTLARGIGWGAADVLMSYYQAGTATVPLEIHHQAEGPVTAADLAVNHYILEGLQQALRNQPFGYLSEETFKEQAPNDRLNHAWVWIIDPLDGTSDFIQRTGEFAIHIALAYQGRPVVAVVVWPVAGKLLYAKVGGGAFVEVSNGKGGYRNLPLKVSAHDRCEEFAVIVSRTHRDARFDALLSRLPFRDKQFIGSVGCKIAAIVEQRADVYISLSGKSAPKDWDMAAPELILTEAGGQFTYFDGKPLQYNREDVNQWGGLLASNGRCHAALCTRATQILADLDAPPHRIL; this is translated from the coding sequence GTGAACGATTCCCCTTCTCTGGATGAAATGCTGACCCTGGCCCGTGGGATTGGATGGGGAGCAGCAGATGTCTTGATGTCCTACTACCAGGCAGGTACAGCCACCGTACCTCTGGAAATTCACCACCAGGCAGAGGGGCCGGTTACGGCAGCAGATCTGGCCGTTAATCACTATATTCTGGAAGGCCTGCAACAGGCTCTGAGAAACCAACCCTTTGGTTATTTGAGCGAGGAGACCTTCAAAGAGCAAGCCCCCAACGATCGGTTAAACCATGCCTGGGTTTGGATTATCGATCCCCTGGATGGCACCAGTGACTTCATTCAGCGCACAGGTGAATTTGCAATTCATATCGCACTGGCTTATCAGGGAAGGCCCGTTGTGGCCGTGGTTGTCTGGCCTGTGGCTGGAAAGTTGCTGTATGCGAAGGTTGGTGGTGGTGCCTTTGTCGAAGTCTCCAATGGCAAGGGTGGATACCGGAACTTACCTCTGAAAGTATCAGCCCACGATCGTTGTGAAGAGTTTGCTGTCATTGTCAGCCGCACCCATCGCGATGCCCGCTTTGATGCGCTCCTGTCCCGTCTCCCTTTTCGAGACAAGCAGTTTATCGGCAGTGTGGGTTGCAAGATTGCCGCGATCGTAGAACAGCGGGCCGATGTCTATATTTCTCTTTCCGGCAAATCCGCTCCGAAAGACTGGGATATGGCCGCACCGGAACTGATTCTGACCGAGGCCGGGGGCCAGTTCACCTACTTTGATGGCAAACCCTTGCAATACAACCGGGAAGATGTCAACCAGTGGGGAGGACTACTGGCGAGTAACGGACGCTGCCATGCTGCGCTCTGCACCCGGGCTACCCAGATCCTGGCTGACCTGGATGCCCCACCTCACCGAATCCTGTAG
- a CDS encoding sugar kinase has translation MIKQGLFVGMTTLDLVYLTGGLPRANQKIVATDYTVSAGGPATNAAVTFNYLGDRAMLLSPIGLHPISNLVRADLARFGVTIRDLTPTHPDPPPVSSILVTESTGDRAVVSINAVKNQIASDQIPANILDHIDVILIDGHQMEVGITIATEAKARRIPVVLDGGSWKSGFDRLLPLVDYALCSADFHPPNCQTVIEVLTYLSSLGIPYRAVSRGGATIVYQTNDQTGEIPVPAITTVDTLGAGDVLHGAFCHAILRMEFAPALTQAATIASHSCCYFGTRQWMATLEPSTLIP, from the coding sequence ATGATCAAACAAGGACTTTTTGTCGGTATGACCACGCTCGATCTGGTTTATCTCACAGGTGGACTCCCTCGAGCAAATCAGAAAATTGTGGCGACAGACTACACGGTTTCTGCCGGTGGACCGGCGACCAATGCAGCAGTGACGTTCAACTATCTGGGCGATCGGGCAATGCTGCTGAGCCCGATCGGGCTCCATCCCATCAGCAATCTGGTGCGAGCTGATCTGGCTAGGTTCGGGGTGACGATCAGGGATCTGACGCCAACCCACCCTGACCCCCCACCGGTGTCCTCCATTCTGGTAACTGAAAGCACGGGCGATCGGGCCGTTGTTTCGATCAATGCTGTCAAAAACCAGATCGCTTCCGATCAGATTCCAGCCAATATTCTGGACCATATCGATGTGATCCTGATCGACGGTCATCAAATGGAAGTCGGAATCACGATCGCTACGGAGGCTAAAGCCCGCCGCATCCCGGTCGTTTTGGATGGAGGGAGCTGGAAATCAGGGTTCGATCGCCTACTTCCCCTCGTGGACTATGCCCTTTGCTCAGCAGACTTTCACCCGCCAAACTGTCAGACAGTGATTGAGGTCCTTACCTACCTGTCCTCCCTGGGCATTCCCTACAGGGCTGTCAGTCGAGGAGGGGCAACGATTGTCTATCAAACCAATGATCAAACCGGAGAGATCCCAGTTCCTGCTATTACCACGGTGGACACCCTGGGAGCCGGGGATGTGTTGCATGGAGCCTTCTGCCATGCCATTCTGAGGATGGAATTTGCGCCTGCGCTGACTCAGGCTGCAACGATCGCATCCCATTCTTGCTGCTATTTCGGCACTCGCCAATGGATGGCTACGTTGGAACCGTCAACTCTAATCCCCTAA
- the rsmI gene encoding 16S rRNA (cytidine(1402)-2'-O)-methyltransferase, translating into MTDPIAGTLYIVGTPIGNLEDMTFRAVRILQTVDVIAAEDTRHTGKLLQHFQVATPQISYHDHNRRSRLPDLLERLQRGQTIALVTDAGMPGISDPGYELVRACADANIRVVPIPGPSAVITALSASGLSMERFAFEGFLPAKSQPRRDYLETLKAEVRTLVFYESPHRLRQTLADLATAFGADREITLARELTKLHEEFQRTTLGAAIDHYIRQEPQGEYTLVVAGATLAPPVLSETALRAELQSLLHQGLSRSDASRQLAQQTSLSRRQIYQLALSLPDGSERDDRG; encoded by the coding sequence ATGACAGATCCCATAGCTGGAACACTTTATATTGTCGGGACTCCGATCGGTAATCTGGAAGACATGACTTTTCGGGCCGTGCGAATTTTACAGACTGTGGATGTGATTGCCGCAGAGGATACTCGCCATACGGGTAAATTGCTGCAGCATTTTCAAGTGGCTACGCCCCAGATTAGCTATCACGACCACAACCGTCGATCTCGCCTGCCCGATCTGCTGGAGCGGTTGCAGCGAGGGCAGACGATCGCTCTGGTGACAGATGCGGGCATGCCTGGAATTTCCGATCCTGGTTATGAGTTGGTGCGAGCCTGTGCGGATGCCAATATTCGGGTGGTGCCCATCCCTGGTCCCAGTGCGGTGATTACAGCCCTCAGTGCTTCTGGCTTGTCCATGGAGCGATTTGCCTTCGAAGGATTTCTCCCGGCTAAAAGCCAGCCCCGGCGAGACTACCTGGAAACCCTCAAGGCTGAAGTGCGTACCCTGGTTTTTTATGAGTCTCCCCATCGTCTCCGGCAGACCCTGGCAGACCTCGCCACTGCCTTTGGAGCCGATCGGGAGATTACCCTAGCCCGAGAATTGACCAAACTCCATGAAGAATTCCAGCGCACTACCCTGGGGGCTGCGATCGACCACTACATCCGGCAAGAGCCCCAGGGGGAGTACACTCTAGTCGTTGCCGGAGCCACATTAGCGCCACCTGTTCTGTCAGAGACTGCCCTCAGAGCAGAATTACAGAGCCTGCTTCATCAGGGACTATCTCGATCGGATGCCAGTCGCCAGCTAGCCCAGCAGACCTCCCTATCCCGTCGCCAGATCTACCAGCTAGCCCTGAGCTTACCTGATGGTAGTGAGAGGGATGATAGGGGATGA
- a CDS encoding LapA family protein — protein MLNLLLSSLLSFWIATIAILSVQNATPVTLRFFSLQSVQLPAGLVLAFSTGIGAISMAALQVIWEVTQSSPDELLDDEDLGNDEEKDSAEDW, from the coding sequence ATGCTGAACTTGCTCCTCTCCTCCCTCCTGTCGTTCTGGATCGCCACGATCGCTATCCTTTCTGTCCAGAACGCTACCCCTGTTACCCTGCGGTTCTTTTCCCTGCAATCGGTTCAGTTGCCAGCGGGGCTTGTGCTGGCTTTCAGTACGGGGATTGGGGCGATTTCAATGGCTGCCCTACAAGTTATTTGGGAAGTGACCCAATCAAGTCCAGACGAATTGTTAGATGACGAGGATTTGGGGAATGATGAGGAGAAGGATTCTGCAGAAGATTGGTGA